In one Pelmatolapia mariae isolate MD_Pm_ZW unplaced genomic scaffold, Pm_UMD_F_2 NODE_ptg000409l+_length_32887_cov_1, whole genome shotgun sequence genomic region, the following are encoded:
- the LOC134623126 gene encoding LOW QUALITY PROTEIN: solute carrier family 12 member 6 (The sequence of the model RefSeq protein was modified relative to this genomic sequence to represent the inferred CDS: substituted 1 base at 1 genomic stop codon), protein MAWEEELGLLIGDESPRLLTFASQLKAGKGLTIVGTVVPGNYLQSYGEALAAEQTLKQLMDKERVKGFCHCIVVXKPRDGISHMIQSSGLGGMKPNTVVMGWPHAWRQSEDPQSWKTFINTVRVTTAAHLALLVPKNISLFPSNSEPCTEGYIDVWWIVHDGGMLMLLPFLLRQHKVWRKCSMRIFTVAQMEDNSIQMKKDLLTFTSQLHIDAEVEVVEM, encoded by the exons tctcctcGGCTCCTGACATTTGCCAGCCAGCTAAAGGCGGGAAAAGGCCTGACCATTGTTGGCACTGTTGTCCCCGGGAACTACCTGCAGAGCTATGGAGAGGCGCTCGCTGCTGAGCAG ACTCTGAAGCAGCTGATGGATAAGGAGCGCGTGAAGGGCTTCTGCCACTGCATCGTGGTTTAAAAGCCACGTGATGGGATCAGCCACATGATCCAGTCGAGTGGCCTGGGAGGAATGAAACCCAACACTGTGGTGATGGGCTGGCCTCACGCTTGGAGGCAAAGCGAGGACCCACAGTCCTGGAAGACCTTCATCA ACACAGTGCGGGTGACCACAGCGGCCCACCTTGCGCTTCTGGTGCCCAAAAACATCTCCCTGTTCCCTAGCAACTCCGAGCCCTGCACAGAGGGCTACATCGATGTGTGGTGGATCGTCCATGACGGCGGGATGCTGATGCTTCTGCCTTTCCTCCTGCGACAACACAAG GTGTGGCGCAAGTGTTCAATGCGAATCTTCACAGTGGCCCAGATGGAGGATAATTCCATCCAGATGAAAAAGGATTTGTTAACCTTCACCTCTCAGCTACACATCGATGCTGAGGTGGAAGTAGTGGAGATG